Proteins co-encoded in one Bremerella sp. TYQ1 genomic window:
- a CDS encoding sulfatase, with product MKNFTSSLCFAVCICFASFASAETPKPNIVFIMADDLGPGWVDYDGSNPEINTPNLEQLAKSGMVFTRAYSAASVCSPTRAACITGMSPAQIGLTTHVPGKADRERPGPKGGPRDAESLDHLPLGLPSYARELKKQGYTTGFIGKWHLAGQGSVDTKNGIVNSAWHPEHYGFDTNIGGCALGQPKSWFDPYRNGTITNRKPGEYLTDRLGDEAASFIQRHRDKPFHLTLWFYSVHTPIKAPRDLVKKNDGNAYLAMLESMDNAVGKVVATLRSTGTLGNTLLIFYSDNGGHKPTSWLADKKASLLEGGLRVPMVVAWPGVIEAGTTCEVPITSMDFFPTFVHAAGGTAAHFKQLEGKDLMPLFQGKHRLERDALYWHFPHNRMEVTYYMGSAILQDDWKFYQGHGLIDDALFNLKTDPMEKANVLKTNPHLADRLREKLAKWLNTVDAKMPIVVPN from the coding sequence ATGAAGAATTTTACCTCGTCACTTTGTTTCGCTGTGTGCATTTGTTTTGCTTCGTTTGCCTCCGCGGAAACGCCCAAGCCGAATATCGTGTTCATTATGGCCGATGATTTAGGACCAGGCTGGGTTGACTATGACGGAAGCAATCCTGAGATCAACACGCCCAATCTCGAGCAACTTGCCAAAAGCGGCATGGTATTTACCAGGGCTTATTCCGCCGCCTCGGTCTGCTCGCCGACACGTGCAGCATGCATTACTGGCATGTCGCCAGCGCAGATTGGCCTAACGACACACGTCCCAGGCAAAGCTGATCGAGAGCGTCCAGGCCCTAAGGGTGGACCAAGAGATGCAGAATCCCTTGACCATCTACCGCTAGGCTTACCAAGCTATGCTCGGGAACTTAAGAAGCAGGGTTACACTACTGGCTTCATCGGAAAGTGGCACCTTGCCGGACAAGGTTCGGTCGATACCAAGAATGGAATCGTCAATTCTGCGTGGCATCCTGAACACTACGGATTTGACACCAACATTGGTGGCTGCGCTTTGGGACAACCGAAGTCATGGTTTGATCCCTATCGCAATGGAACGATCACCAACCGAAAACCAGGCGAATACCTGACCGATCGGCTAGGTGACGAAGCTGCCTCCTTTATTCAAAGACACCGCGACAAGCCCTTTCATTTGACGTTATGGTTTTACTCGGTCCACACACCAATCAAAGCTCCGCGTGACTTGGTAAAGAAGAACGACGGAAATGCCTACCTGGCGATGCTAGAAAGCATGGACAATGCAGTCGGGAAGGTTGTCGCCACACTTAGATCGACCGGCACACTCGGCAATACTCTGCTTATCTTCTATTCCGACAACGGCGGCCACAAACCGACATCATGGCTCGCCGACAAGAAGGCATCACTTCTAGAAGGAGGACTTCGCGTTCCGATGGTTGTAGCTTGGCCCGGGGTAATCGAGGCCGGTACAACATGTGAAGTGCCAATCACCAGCATGGACTTTTTTCCGACCTTCGTGCACGCCGCAGGCGGGACCGCGGCACATTTCAAGCAACTCGAAGGGAAAGACCTAATGCCACTGTTCCAAGGAAAACACAGACTGGAACGGGATGCCCTCTACTGGCACTTCCCGCACAACAGGATGGAAGTGACCTATTACATGGGCAGCGCTATTCTTCAAGACGATTGGAAGTTCTATCAGGGGCACGGCTTGATTGATGACGCCTTGTTCAATCTTAAGACGGACCCGATGGAAAAAGCTAACGTCCTCAAAACGAACCCACATCTAGCCGATCGGCTGCGAGAAAAGCTGGCAAAGTGGCTTAACACAGTCGATGCGAAGATGCCTATCGTGGTGCCCAATTAA